From Actinopolyspora lacussalsi, a single genomic window includes:
- a CDS encoding CP family cyanate transporter-like MFS transporter (product_source=KO:K03449; cath_funfam=1.20.1250.20; cog=COG2807; ko=KO:K03449; pfam=PF07690; superfamily=103473; tigrfam=TIGR00896; transmembrane_helix_parts=Inside_1_49,TMhelix_50_72,Outside_73_91,TMhelix_92_114,Inside_115_120,TMhelix_121_140,Outside_141_143,TMhelix_144_166,Inside_167_177,TMhelix_178_200,Outside_201_203,TMhelix_204_226,Inside_227_257,TMhelix_258_280,Outside_281_289,TMhelix_290_312,Inside_313_323,TMhelix_324_343,Outside_344_346,TMhelix_347_369,Inside_370_381,TMhelix_382_404,Outside_405_408,TMhelix_409_431,Inside_432_438), producing the protein MSSESRTETVPDRLIVQDASSGADEARNDTSSQANESTPEINGLPDRNAAAGGGLLLLGVALAAANMRPAVTSLSSILGGVRDALGASTVWASALTSVPTLCFGAAGIAAPLLARRWGRRGVVGVALGVLTTAMLLRVVGGTITVLAGTVVACAAIAMCNVLIPVVVKESFPTRVGMATGLYTTAMAAGGSVGSAFTPWLRAELGGWRLALATWAVLALAAFVVWNSAGSGRAPDSGAAARQRAESTAEGGSLLRSPLAWSVTGYFAMQSLVAYVVMGWLPEVFKSAGAGAGAAGGLLGLVLLIGVPISMVLPPLVTRTNGQSVWTVCLAATAISGFLGVLFAPMSAPLLWALLIGVGMSAFPLALVLISLRTSSAADTGRLSGMAQSIGYLIASTGPFLFGMLHDVTASWSASLVVLIGVLTAQAVLGAFAGRPRTL; encoded by the coding sequence ATGTCTTCCGAGTCGCGTACCGAAACCGTTCCCGATCGGTTGATCGTCCAGGATGCCAGTTCCGGGGCGGACGAGGCCCGGAATGATACGAGTTCGCAAGCCAACGAAAGTACCCCCGAGATCAACGGCCTTCCCGACCGGAACGCGGCCGCGGGTGGTGGGCTGCTGCTGCTCGGGGTCGCGCTCGCCGCGGCGAACATGCGCCCCGCGGTGACCAGCCTCTCCTCGATACTCGGCGGGGTACGTGACGCGCTCGGTGCCAGTACCGTCTGGGCCAGCGCGCTCACCTCGGTGCCGACGCTGTGCTTCGGGGCGGCGGGCATAGCCGCACCGCTGTTGGCGCGTCGCTGGGGGAGGCGGGGCGTCGTCGGTGTCGCCCTGGGCGTGCTGACCACGGCGATGCTGCTGCGAGTTGTGGGGGGCACGATCACCGTCCTCGCAGGCACCGTGGTCGCCTGCGCCGCTATCGCGATGTGCAACGTCCTCATCCCGGTGGTGGTCAAGGAGTCGTTCCCCACGCGGGTGGGGATGGCCACCGGCCTCTACACCACCGCGATGGCCGCGGGCGGCTCCGTGGGGTCCGCCTTCACTCCCTGGTTACGTGCCGAGCTGGGTGGTTGGCGCCTGGCACTGGCCACTTGGGCGGTGCTGGCCCTGGCCGCCTTCGTCGTCTGGAACTCGGCGGGCAGTGGTCGCGCTCCCGATTCGGGAGCGGCGGCCCGGCAGCGAGCTGAGTCGACGGCGGAGGGGGGATCGTTGCTGCGCAGCCCGCTGGCCTGGTCGGTTACCGGTTATTTCGCGATGCAGTCGCTGGTGGCCTACGTGGTCATGGGCTGGCTTCCCGAGGTGTTCAAATCCGCGGGTGCCGGTGCCGGTGCCGCCGGAGGGCTGCTGGGCCTGGTGCTGCTGATCGGTGTTCCGATCAGCATGGTGCTGCCACCCCTGGTCACGAGGACCAACGGTCAGTCGGTCTGGACGGTCTGCCTGGCGGCCACGGCCATCAGCGGCTTCCTGGGGGTGCTGTTCGCTCCGATGAGCGCGCCGCTGCTCTGGGCGCTGTTGATCGGTGTGGGAATGAGCGCGTTCCCGCTGGCACTGGTGCTCATATCGCTGCGCACCAGCAGTGCGGCCGACACGGGCAGGCTGTCCGGAATGGCGCAGAGCATCGGTTACCTGATCGCCTCCACCGGCCCCTTCCTGTTCGGAATGCTGCACGACGTCACCGCGAGCTGGTCGGCGTCGCTGGTGGTGTTGATAGGGGTGCTCACGGCGCAGGCCGTCCTCGGTGCGTTCGCCGGGCGTCCCCGCACCCTCTGA
- a CDS encoding DNA-binding FadR family transcriptional regulator (product_source=COG2186; cath_funfam=1.10.10.10,1.20.120.530; cog=COG2186; pfam=PF00392,PF07729; smart=SM00345,SM00895; superfamily=46785,48008): MDQVIAQMRELVASGEWPLGQRIPPEAELVNALGVGRNTVREAVRALAHAGLLEVRQGDGTFVRATSELSGAVSRLCDTELRQVLEVRRALEVESARLAANARTEADVADLEIALRERDTALAERDSERVVHTDSRFHLRLVEASHNPVLIQLYQGISEAVLSSVATTFDPEVPPERDVSHTELLEAVRDGHPERAAAEAGGFLDELLAEFTSGEEHDTA, encoded by the coding sequence GTGGACCAGGTCATCGCCCAGATGCGTGAGTTAGTCGCATCAGGCGAGTGGCCTCTCGGGCAACGGATCCCACCGGAGGCGGAACTCGTCAACGCGCTCGGCGTCGGGCGCAACACGGTCCGCGAAGCGGTGCGGGCCCTGGCTCACGCGGGCCTGCTGGAGGTCCGGCAGGGAGACGGCACGTTCGTACGCGCCACGAGCGAGCTGTCGGGAGCCGTCAGCCGGTTGTGCGACACCGAACTCCGGCAGGTTCTGGAGGTACGGCGCGCCCTGGAAGTGGAAAGCGCCCGGTTGGCGGCGAACGCCCGGACCGAAGCCGACGTCGCTGATCTGGAGATCGCGCTGCGGGAACGGGACACCGCCCTCGCCGAACGCGACTCGGAGCGGGTCGTGCACACCGACAGCCGCTTCCACCTGCGGCTGGTGGAGGCCTCGCACAACCCGGTGCTGATCCAGCTCTACCAGGGCATCAGCGAAGCGGTGCTCTCCAGCGTGGCCACCACCTTCGACCCCGAGGTCCCTCCGGAACGCGACGTCTCCCACACCGAACTGCTCGAAGCCGTACGCGACGGTCATCCCGAACGGGCCGCGGCCGAGGCGGGCGGCTTCCTCGACGAACTACTCGCCGAGTTCACCTCGGGGGAGGAGCACGACACCGCCTGA